A part of Carettochelys insculpta isolate YL-2023 chromosome 1, ASM3395843v1, whole genome shotgun sequence genomic DNA contains:
- the SLC25A18 gene encoding mitochondrial glutamate carrier 2: MGSKKKISLPAKLINGGVAGLVGVSCVFPIDLAKTRLQNQQGQGVYTGMRDCLVKTLRSEGFFGMYRGAAVNLTLVTPEKAIKLAANDLFRQLLSQDGKELTLVREMLAGCGAGACQVVVTSPMEMLKIQLQDAGRLAIHQQKALGPAGPTAPFSQTPQDRPYTTGPASAFKRPSATLIARELLRTHGLVGLYKGLGVTLLRDVPFSIIYFPLFANINKLGQKHAEEKAPFFHSFVSGCMAGSVAAVAVTPLDVLKTRIQTLKKGLGEDTYNGIIDCARKIWTHEGPAAFMKGAGCRALVIAPLFGIAQGVYFIGIGEYILGYIH, from the exons ATGGGGAGTAAGAAGAAGATCAG TCTTCCAGCGAAGTTAATCAATGGAGGTGTGGCCGGGCTAGTGGGAGTCAGCTGCGTCTTTCCAATTGATCTGGCGAAAACACGTCTTCAGAATCAGCAGGGGCAAGGAGTCTATACTGGAAT GCGGGAttgcttggtgaagactctgcgTTCAGAGGGATTCTTCGGCATGTACCGAG GTGCTGCAGTGAACCTCACACTGGTCACGCCAGAGAAAGCAATTAAGTTGGCAGCCAATGACCTTTTCCGACAGCTGCTTTCCCAGGATGG GAAGGAGTTGACGCTGGTGCGGGAGAtgctggctggctgtggtgctggggcctGCCAAGTGGTGGTCACCTCCCCAATGGAGATGCTAAAAATTCAGCTTCAGGATGCTGGACGCCTGG CTATTCATCAGCAAAAGGCTTTGGGACCAGCTGGGCCAACAGCTCCCTTCTCACAGACCCCTCAGGACAGACCTTATACAACTGGCCCAGCCTCAGCGTTCAAACGCCCCTCGGCCACTCTGATCGCCAGAGAGCTTCTGAGAACCCACGGGCTAGTGGGCCTGTACAAGGGACTGGGCGTCACACTGCTCAG GGATGTGCCTTTTTCCATTATCTATTTCCCACTCTTTGCCAACATTAACAAACTGGGACAGAAGCACGCTGAGGAGAAGGCACCCTTCTTCCATTCATTCGTGTCAGGCTGCATGGCAGGATCCGTGGCTGCAGTAGCAGTGACCCCTCTGGATG TGTTAAAAACCCGAATTCAAACTCTCAAGAAAGGCCTAGGAGAGGACACCTACAATGGAATCATTGACTGTGCTAG GAAAATCTGGACGCATgagggccctgctgccttcatgAAGGGAGCAGGTTGTCGAGCCCTGGTGATAGCTCCCCTGTTTGGCATAGCCCAGGGTGTCTATTTTATTGGCATTGGGGAATATATCTTAGGATACATCCACTAA